DNA from Krasilnikovia cinnamomea:
CAGCACCGCGTCCATGATCGGCATGGTGATCCGGCCGCCACCCGAACGCCGCAGCACCACGAAGTCCGGGATGAACAGATCATCCCCGGCCACGATGTTGACCTCCGGGTACGCCCACATACCGGCCCGGCGGGCAGCCTGGTGCAGCAGAAACGCCAGCTGCCGCTCGGCCGCCTGGTGGTCGAACCCGGCGTGCGGTGTCACGATCACGCTCCCCCGGAAGACCTCGACCTTCGGCCCGTGGTGTTCCGGCAGCAGGTCGAGCGCGCGTTGGGCGGTCCACGGCGTATCGAGCGTGCCGAGAATGTCGAACGACGGTTCCCGGGCGGGCGCGGCCATCGGACTCACCTCCTCCCGGGCATCCTGCCGGGGTCAGCGTACCGCCGCGACCCCGTCCGACCGGGCTGTGGACGAGCCGAGCTCGGGTGGGTCGACGTCGCTGCTCTCCGGCTCGGACCGGGGCGTCTCGTGGATGCCGTACCGGGCGTACAGGCGGCCCAGCGGGCCCGGGGCCCACCAGTTCCAGCGGCCCAGCAGCCGCATGGTCGCCGGGACCAGCAGCGCCCGCACCAGGGTCGCGTCCACGATGATCGCCACGATCATGCCCACGCCGATGGTCTTGATGACGGTCACCCCGCCCGTGGCGAAGCCCGCCACCACCACGATGAGCAGCAGCGCCGCCGCCGTGATGATCCGGCCGGTGTGCTGCAGACCGGCGGCGACCGCGGTGGTGTTGTTCCCGGTGGCGTCCCACTCCTCGCGAACCCGGGAGAGCAGGAACACCTCGTAGTCCGTGGCCAGCCCGAACAGCACCGCCAGCACCAGGATGAGGTTGCTGGGTTCGATGTAGCCGGTGGACTCGAAGCGCAGCAGGTTCTCGAAGTGGCCGTCCTGGAAGATCCAGACCACCACGCCGAACGAGGCGCCGATGGAGACCACGTTCATCAGCACCGCCTTGATCGGCAGCAGCACCGACCCGAACGCGAAGAACAGCAGCACCATCGTGGCCACCGCCATGATCAGCGCCATCCACGGCAGCCGGGCGCCGAGGCTGTTCAGCAGGTCAAGGTCGATCGCCGGGCGCCCGCCGACGAGCACGGTGGCCCCGGCCGGGGGCGGCAGGTCGCGGATGGCCGCGGCGACGTCGCGCGCCGCCGCGGTGGTCGGCTCCGCGGCGTACCCGACCGTGATCAGCGAGGCGTTTCCCCTGGTCGCGGTGACCTGGGCACCGGTGACCCCCGGCAGCCCGGCGATCGTCGTGGCGAACGGCCCGGCCGGGGCGCCCGCGACGTACACGTCGATCGGGTTCTGCCCGGCGGCGGGGAAGTCCGTGCGGAGCGTCTCGGTGACCACCCGCGCCGGGGTGTCGGCGGGCAGCACCCGCTCGTCGAAGCCGCCGAACTGGACCCGGGCGAACGGCAGCGCGAACGCCACCAGCACCGCCAGCACGCCGATCGCGTAGAACACCGGGCGGCGCATCACGCTGTGCGCGACCTTGGCCCAGGCGGTGCTGCCACCCGCGACCGAACCCGCGGCGCGCTGGCGCGGCACGGCCCGGCGCAGGCGCGGCAGCG
Protein-coding regions in this window:
- a CDS encoding Uma2 family endonuclease — protein: MAAPAREPSFDILGTLDTPWTAQRALDLLPEHHGPKVEVFRGSVIVTPHAGFDHQAAERQLAFLLHQAARRAGMWAYPEVNIVAGDDLFIPDFVVLRRSGGGRITMPIMDAVLMGEIVSSGNRRKDVIDRPREYAAAGVPYFMRVDFRNRVPSLVLHELADGEYPPVVAAAAGGTFTMREPFPFEIDPGDLLDEQDEQN
- a CDS encoding MMPL family transporter, with the protein product MFGWWGRAVVRVRWWVIAAALALVVTGATWGAGVFGALTGGGYADPNSESNRAAKTIAAELGRQDPGVLVLWSSDTATVDDPAFRSAVAARVAALRARPEVAGVTSYLDAKAPGMVSKDRHATFAAVQLADGSEDEKLAAYQAIEPELHAPGLQMKAGGLAAFGAQANAQTKEDLTRAELFSLPVLLVLLILVFRGLIAALSPLVIGGIAILGAFVAVRTLTYFTEISVFAINVITLLGLGMAVDYSLFVVSRFREELANGRDVPAAIRATVATAGRTVVVSGLTIVLALSSLLIFPQPFLGGMAIGGMAAVLIAMLASLTVLPAVLSLLGHRIDMLRVPLPRLRRAVPRQRAAGSVAGGSTAWAKVAHSVMRRPVFYAIGVLAVLVAFALPFARVQFGGFDERVLPADTPARVVTETLRTDFPAAGQNPIDVYVAGAPAGPFATTIAGLPGVTGAQVTATRGNASLITVGYAAEPTTAAARDVAAAIRDLPPPAGATVLVGGRPAIDLDLLNSLGARLPWMALIMAVATMVLLFFAFGSVLLPIKAVLMNVVSIGASFGVVVWIFQDGHFENLLRFESTGYIEPSNLILVLAVLFGLATDYEVFLLSRVREEWDATGNNTTAVAAGLQHTGRIITAAALLLIVVVAGFATGGVTVIKTIGVGMIVAIIVDATLVRALLVPATMRLLGRWNWWAPGPLGRLYARYGIHETPRSEPESSDVDPPELGSSTARSDGVAAVR